In Nitrospirota bacterium, one genomic interval encodes:
- a CDS encoding glycosyltransferase family 4 protein has translation MKVCFYNVTTTMKSGGLETYCHMVAKELQESGVDVEIVGGEGGKSVYDSNTVKIKTFPFRPRESFRGLGSRFRKLAERMSFFLNAKDYLLNQNYDWIVIVKPYDFPVVWYLKQKGKRTKVFFRSGGRDFYAGDRIFSVVVNVYASSSQFNASQIKERYGVDVEVIPNGVDTDTFFPHEKDYELTKRLGILPEEKVVVSAGRLVGWKGLQYMLSAIPSIKKMIKGIKYLVIGEGAYKKEMVIIADSLRVRDDVIFTGEVRHVDLPRYLSLADIFIQPSIGDEAFGITMIEAMSCGIPVIGTDIGGIPEIIVDGETGYLIPPRNSNAIAEMLVKLLMDNKLKEEVGRRSRERVLEKFTWKKNAERHLEIFQKRIQDAK, from the coding sequence TTGAAGGTATGTTTTTACAATGTAACAACTACCATGAAGAGTGGAGGTCTTGAGACATACTGTCATATGGTTGCGAAGGAGTTACAAGAATCTGGAGTTGATGTTGAGATTGTAGGAGGTGAAGGAGGTAAGAGTGTTTATGATAGCAATACGGTAAAGATAAAGACCTTTCCATTTCGGCCGAGAGAATCATTTCGCGGTCTCGGCAGCCGTTTCAGGAAACTTGCTGAAAGGATGAGTTTTTTCTTAAATGCAAAGGATTATCTCCTTAATCAAAATTATGACTGGATTGTTATAGTAAAGCCTTATGACTTTCCTGTTGTTTGGTATTTAAAACAGAAAGGCAAAAGAACAAAGGTCTTCTTTCGCTCAGGTGGGAGGGATTTCTATGCAGGAGATAGAATCTTTAGTGTCGTAGTCAATGTCTATGCTTCATCAAGTCAGTTTAATGCTTCCCAGATCAAAGAAAGGTATGGAGTGGATGTTGAGGTCATACCAAATGGTGTAGATACAGATACATTCTTTCCTCACGAGAAAGATTATGAACTTACAAAGAGACTCGGAATATTACCAGAAGAAAAGGTTGTTGTATCTGCAGGAAGGCTTGTTGGCTGGAAGGGGCTACAGTATATGCTTTCAGCCATTCCGTCAATTAAGAAGATGATTAAAGGTATTAAATATCTTGTGATTGGAGAGGGAGCGTATAAAAAGGAGATGGTGATAATCGCTGATTCGCTGAGGGTCAGGGATGATGTTATATTTACAGGCGAGGTCAGACATGTCGATCTGCCTCGATACCTTTCGCTGGCAGATATCTTTATCCAGCCGAGCATAGGTGATGAAGCGTTTGGCATTACGATGATAGAGGCGATGTCATGCGGGATACCTGTTATAGGGACTGATATTGGAGGTATTCCTGAGATAATCGTTGATGGTGAGACAGGTTATCTTATACCTCCTCGGAACTCTAATGCTATTGCAGAGATGCTGGTAAAACTACTGATGGATAATAAACTGAAGGAAGAAGTGGGACGTAGGTCGCGGGAAAGAGTATTGGAGAAATTTACATGGAAGAAAAATGCAGAGAGACATCTGGAGATATTCCAAAAGAGAATTCAAGATGCAAAATGA
- a CDS encoding glycosyltransferase family 4 protein — protein sequence MLKVVHILPPYNPVPPVNSAGTELRVVNVAKREKSFEPYIISGYFPHQNEREYLDGVTHIRIKIGSLYKRLFQKITRIDPNIFFRKAGKIIKDINPGIIHIHNEPKVLSGIFPYIGNIKVVVHIANEKPFDRKTMGRVDYFIVCSHFISEWLIREYRVNKDIVSTIYTGTDTDIIKPWWKTPQLRSEERKRYSLADSDTAILFAGRVIKEKGVKELIDAFDLLCRDGLNNIRLFIAGDIKESKDPSNEKAIYGRFIKEYISNRTGIHLLGTIIPSLMHRFYAMGDIFVLPSIWNDPFPTVVLEASAAGLPIAASKRGGIPEFIRDGENGILINSPEEPSSIADVIKRLIKDRELRLTLGRNARMDVEGYSWGIVAEKIENIYKKTMEANH from the coding sequence ATGCTAAAGGTCGTTCACATACTTCCACCTTATAATCCTGTACCACCTGTTAATTCAGCTGGTACAGAGCTCAGGGTAGTAAATGTCGCAAAGAGAGAGAAATCATTTGAACCATACATCATTTCAGGATATTTTCCACACCAGAATGAAAGGGAGTATCTCGATGGGGTTACACATATCCGTATAAAAATAGGAAGTCTATACAAAAGGCTCTTTCAAAAAATAACACGTATCGACCCGAATATCTTTTTCAGGAAGGCAGGAAAAATCATAAAAGATATTAATCCCGGAATAATTCACATCCATAATGAGCCAAAGGTTCTCTCAGGGATTTTCCCATATATAGGGAATATAAAGGTAGTGGTGCATATCGCAAACGAAAAACCCTTTGATAGAAAAACAATGGGAAGAGTTGATTATTTTATAGTATGCAGCCATTTTATATCAGAATGGCTTATCAGAGAATATAGAGTAAATAAGGATATTGTTTCTACAATTTACACAGGCACAGACACAGATATAATAAAACCATGGTGGAAAACACCTCAGCTCAGGTCAGAAGAAAGAAAAAGGTATTCCCTCGCTGATTCTGATACAGCAATCCTTTTTGCAGGACGTGTTATTAAAGAGAAGGGTGTAAAGGAGTTGATAGATGCATTTGATCTGCTCTGCAGAGATGGATTAAACAACATCAGACTTTTTATTGCAGGAGATATTAAAGAAAGTAAAGACCCGTCCAATGAAAAGGCTATATACGGAAGATTTATCAAAGAGTATATCAGCAATAGAACTGGAATACACCTTCTCGGAACAATAATTCCTTCATTAATGCACAGGTTTTATGCAATGGGTGACATCTTTGTTCTCCCCTCCATATGGAATGACCCATTCCCTACTGTGGTACTTGAGGCATCTGCAGCAGGTCTTCCAATTGCTGCATCAAAGAGGGGAGGCATTCCTGAATTTATAAGAGATGGTGAAAATGGCATTTTAATAAATAGTCCAGAAGAGCCTTCTTCTATTGCAGATGTTATCAAAAGATTGATAAAAGACAGAGAACTGAGGCTCACACTCGGCAGAAATGCAAGGATGGATGTAGAAGGTTATTCCTGGGGGATTGTAGCAGAGAAGATAGAAAATATTTATAAGAAGACCATGGAGGCTAATCATTGA
- a CDS encoding glycosyltransferase family 9 protein, with protein sequence MDVPFLDTVLYLYTKIKSRSDPVSDISSFSSDKIKNVLIVLTTGLGDAVLSTPAIRAVRKRFSDAKIFLFGRDSWLSLFRCDHNLNGVIPYKGKYRFFFNTIKRLKDKEIALALVFHGNDPDIMPILYFAGVRFIIRIPNDTTRYRFLLSNREIGGSNFLLKDTHYIVNRMRILKFIGADDSDTSLYLDIDSSIHNRIKEWLKGFNTDIDKDMSPTLIGYHMFAADTYKMWLVEKHVELISRLTASNRRLTLFLTGSKEDREKAEYVRSAVGSDRVFNIAGMFNIEETAALIGLMDLFITPDTGLLHVAVALETPTISLFAPTRYELVGAYQDMDIHHFIQRDLTCELCITKECSFSKCMDQITVDEVYELFQRVVKKGKGRC encoded by the coding sequence ATGGATGTGCCCTTTTTAGATACGGTTCTCTATTTATATACGAAGATTAAAAGCAGGTCTGACCCTGTCAGTGATATCTCTTCATTTTCATCGGATAAAATAAAGAATGTGCTGATAGTCCTTACAACAGGGCTTGGTGATGCAGTGCTTTCGACCCCTGCCATAAGGGCTGTGAGGAAGAGATTTTCAGATGCAAAGATATTTCTTTTCGGAAGAGATAGCTGGCTTTCACTTTTCAGATGTGATCACAATCTGAATGGAGTAATACCATACAAGGGGAAATACAGGTTTTTTTTCAATACCATAAAAAGATTAAAGGATAAAGAGATAGCCCTTGCTCTTGTATTTCATGGAAACGACCCTGATATAATGCCGATACTCTATTTTGCAGGAGTACGGTTTATAATAAGGATACCGAATGATACAACACGCTATCGCTTTCTACTATCAAACAGAGAAATCGGTGGAAGCAATTTTCTTCTAAAAGATACGCATTATATAGTTAACAGGATGAGGATATTGAAGTTTATAGGTGCTGATGATTCAGATACATCGCTTTATCTTGATATTGATAGCAGTATTCATAACCGAATAAAAGAATGGCTCAAAGGGTTCAATACAGACATAGATAAGGATATGTCACCGACCTTAATAGGTTACCATATGTTTGCAGCAGATACCTATAAGATGTGGCTTGTTGAGAAACATGTCGAGCTTATCAGTCGATTGACTGCATCAAACAGACGCCTAACTCTTTTCCTAACAGGTTCAAAAGAAGACAGAGAAAAGGCAGAATATGTAAGGTCTGCTGTTGGAAGTGACAGGGTATTCAATATAGCGGGGATGTTTAATATAGAAGAAACAGCAGCACTGATAGGTCTGATGGATCTATTTATAACACCTGATACAGGACTTCTTCACGTGGCTGTTGCATTGGAAACTCCTACCATCTCTCTTTTTGCACCAACAAGGTATGAATTGGTAGGGGCTTATCAGGATATGGATATACACCACTTCATACAGAGGGATTTGACATGCGAACTCTGCATTACTAAAGAATGCAGTTTCAGCAAATGTATGGATCAGATAACGGTTGATGAAGTTTATGAACTTTTTCAGAGGGTTGTAAAAAAGGGTAAGGGGAGATGCTAA
- a CDS encoding polysaccharide deacetylase family protein, with product MSVPILMYHHVNKNKGDMVTVTPERFELQMRYLSKNGFSTISVDNLIQYIMGEISLQKRSILITFDDGYLDNYVYAFPVLKKYGIRATIFLVTSWVEESSKFKVQSSKFNIKRLPEHRECKRLIKDGRAHEVIINWNMAKEMVESGLVDVYSHTHTHRRCSLSDSMDEDCLREELVTSKRLIEERLGVSCAYLCWPVGVYDDSALRAARDAGYNGVFTTAMGVVDRRSAPFAIPRIAIKDKGIWWFGSRIGIYTNPLLSYAYLKLRGVRAQ from the coding sequence ATGTCGGTTCCCATACTGATGTATCATCATGTAAATAAAAATAAAGGCGATATGGTGACGGTTACGCCTGAGAGGTTCGAGTTACAGATGCGGTATCTTTCAAAAAATGGTTTTAGTACAATAAGTGTAGACAACCTCATCCAATACATTATGGGAGAGATATCTCTACAGAAGAGGAGTATACTTATAACCTTCGACGACGGCTATCTTGATAACTATGTTTATGCATTTCCTGTGTTAAAGAAATATGGGATTAGAGCGACTATATTTTTGGTTACATCATGGGTGGAAGAAAGTTCAAAGTTCAAAGTTCAAAGTTCAAAGTTCAATATTAAAAGACTCCCTGAACACCGTGAGTGTAAAAGGCTTATCAAAGACGGAAGGGCACACGAAGTGATTATCAACTGGAACATGGCTAAGGAGATGGTTGAAAGTGGTCTTGTAGATGTATATTCACATACACATACACACAGGAGATGCTCTTTATCCGATAGTATGGATGAAGACTGTCTGAGAGAGGAGTTGGTGACCTCCAAAAGACTTATCGAGGAACGACTTGGTGTATCGTGTGCTTATCTCTGCTGGCCTGTGGGCGTCTATGATGATTCTGCTCTCCGTGCTGCCAGAGATGCAGGGTATAATGGCGTATTTACAACAGCAATGGGAGTCGTCGACAGACGATCCGCTCCGTTTGCCATACCAAGGATTGCTATTAAAGACAAGGGTATCTGGTGGTTTGGTAGCAGGATAGGGATATACACAAACCCATTGCTTTCGTATGCTTACCTTAAACTCAGAGGAGTGAGGGCTCAATGA
- a CDS encoding glycosyltransferase yields MFTVLHTESSTGWGGQENRILRETLGLREKGVRVLIVCQPGSQLEKRAKEHGIDVRTHRINSSLDISAIAFIRRLIKRESVDIVNTHSGKDSWVSSISARLLWKRPAIIRTRHLALPVKNRVTYSLLPDKIVTVSEHVRQYLIKEKGINQEKIIAIHTGVDVKQESRESRLRPEGFGELSRTAQPERVESRKINGIRGELGISKETPLIGTVAILRKKKGHYILIEAARIILKDIPDIIFIFIGDGPQRKNLLRLIDEYGLNNHVRLLGLRNDVHVLLREMDVFVLPSFEEALGTSVLEAMAASIPVVATNVGGIPEAIIDGVTGILVSPGDADALADAIKKLIQDKSMARRMGEEGRQRIEEHFSVEKMVEGMYDLYVSLIRN; encoded by the coding sequence ATGTTTACAGTGTTGCACACAGAGTCCTCTACAGGTTGGGGAGGACAGGAAAACAGGATACTCAGGGAGACACTTGGCCTCAGAGAAAAAGGGGTAAGGGTGCTGATTGTCTGTCAGCCCGGAAGTCAATTAGAGAAAAGAGCAAAGGAACACGGGATCGATGTAAGAACACACCGTATAAATAGCAGCCTTGACATAAGTGCGATTGCCTTTATAAGGAGATTAATAAAGAGAGAATCTGTTGATATAGTCAATACACATAGTGGTAAGGATAGCTGGGTCAGTTCCATATCGGCGAGGCTTTTATGGAAAAGACCAGCAATTATCAGAACCCGCCACCTTGCCCTCCCAGTGAAAAATAGAGTTACCTATAGTCTTCTTCCAGATAAGATTGTAACGGTGAGCGAACATGTGAGGCAGTATCTTATAAAAGAGAAAGGCATCAACCAAGAGAAGATTATTGCAATACATACAGGTGTTGATGTTAAACAAGAGAGTCGAGAGTCGAGGCTTCGTCCTGAGGGCTTCGGTGAGCTCAGCCGAACCGCTCAGCCCGAAAGGGTCGAGAGTCGAAAGATTAATGGTATCAGGGGAGAACTCGGTATAAGTAAGGAGACACCACTTATCGGGACTGTGGCAATACTCAGGAAGAAGAAAGGGCATTACATACTCATAGAGGCTGCACGGATAATCTTAAAAGATATCCCTGATATTATTTTTATATTCATCGGTGATGGACCCCAGAGAAAGAACCTCTTGCGATTGATAGATGAATATGGCTTGAATAACCATGTTCGGCTTCTCGGTTTGAGAAACGATGTCCATGTGCTATTAAGAGAGATGGATGTGTTTGTCCTTCCATCCTTTGAAGAGGCACTTGGAACATCGGTACTCGAGGCGATGGCTGCTTCGATACCTGTTGTAGCTACAAATGTCGGAGGCATCCCTGAGGCTATTATTGATGGTGTAACTGGTATTCTTGTATCTCCAGGTGATGCAGATGCACTTGCAGATGCAATCAAGAAATTGATACAGGATAAATCTATGGCAAGGAGAATGGGCGAAGAAGGCAGACAGCGTATTGAGGAGCATTTCAGTGTTGAGAAGATGGTAGAAGGGATGTATGATTTATATGTCTCGTTAATTAGAAATTAG
- a CDS encoding class I SAM-dependent methyltransferase: MSMVHEAICRLIGGNKKGHLLDAAAGEGALSIPLSEMGFKVISCDLYKWDRLHVPFVNADLNQHLPFKDMIFDYIVCAESLQYLENQHIAFREFERILKKGGHLIISVPNILNIRSRLYFLRRGYFQNFKPFRNMQSHRKWDSFIYNIISFVDIYFLLKQNGFNLNRITAPCLRYRGLLSAIALRVLYYTGMIFDKNPEKRDLLRILASNELLFGDHIIIDAIKI, translated from the coding sequence ATGAGTATGGTTCATGAGGCTATATGCAGACTCATTGGTGGGAATAAAAAAGGACATCTTCTTGACGCAGCCGCTGGAGAAGGAGCACTCTCCATTCCACTTTCAGAAATGGGATTTAAAGTTATCTCATGTGACCTATACAAATGGGATAGACTACATGTTCCGTTTGTAAATGCAGATTTAAATCAGCACCTTCCATTTAAAGATATGATATTTGATTATATTGTTTGTGCAGAGTCGCTTCAGTACCTTGAAAATCAGCATATAGCATTCAGAGAATTTGAAAGGATATTAAAAAAAGGTGGGCATCTTATCATCTCTGTTCCTAATATCCTCAATATTCGTTCAAGGCTCTATTTTTTGAGAAGGGGTTATTTTCAGAACTTCAAGCCGTTCAGGAATATGCAGAGCCACCGAAAGTGGGATTCGTTTATATACAACATCATATCCTTTGTGGATATCTACTTCCTGTTAAAGCAAAATGGTTTCAACCTGAACAGGATAACTGCTCCATGTCTGAGATACAGAGGGTTGCTATCTGCGATTGCACTGAGGGTGCTTTATTATACAGGGATGATATTCGATAAAAATCCTGAAAAAAGGGATCTTCTAAGAATTCTTGCTTCTAATGAACTGCTCTTCGGTGACCATATAATTATCGATGCGATAAAGATATAA
- the rfaQ gene encoding putative lipopolysaccharide heptosyltransferase III codes for MFEDAKRILIIKLRHIGDVLLTVPTIRAVRERFPDSYMVALVNKGTEDMLAGNPLLNNLVCFDRNVLKLPLQKRIYSELAFVKKIREMNFDMTIDLTGGDRAAIISLLSGARYRIGYHLSGGFSGKRYIYTSLGILPSVQMHTVLRNLNLVNQFGMDSEDLSVYIHIPESDKDFVKDLFDRHGITETDTVVHIHPTSRWLFKCWKDEYMAEVIIWLVNKGVKVVVTSAPYKKEMDKAKRILSSVPELRTLNSKLIDLCGRVTLKQLAAISKLCNLFFGIDSAPMHIAAAFGTPVVVLFGPSGAFDWGPWDNNYRLEFGVRGSELKNPYQKRNGVQTFGKHTVIQRDWDCIPCGEDGCDGTKRSRCLEDIGVNEVMEQIEKVITQIQT; via the coding sequence ATGTTTGAGGATGCGAAAAGAATACTGATAATAAAACTAAGGCATATTGGTGATGTCTTACTGACTGTTCCGACTATAAGGGCTGTAAGAGAGCGATTTCCAGACTCTTACATGGTAGCACTTGTTAACAAGGGGACAGAGGATATGCTGGCTGGAAACCCGCTTCTTAACAATCTAGTCTGTTTTGACAGAAATGTCTTGAAGCTTCCTCTTCAGAAAAGAATTTATAGCGAACTCGCATTCGTGAAAAAGATTAGAGAAATGAATTTTGATATGACGATAGACCTTACAGGTGGCGATAGGGCTGCTATCATCTCTCTGCTCAGTGGTGCAAGGTACAGGATAGGGTATCACCTATCTGGAGGGTTTTCGGGTAAAAGATACATTTATACATCTCTCGGCATACTTCCATCTGTGCAGATGCATACGGTCCTGAGGAATCTCAATCTCGTCAATCAGTTTGGTATGGACTCTGAAGACCTCTCTGTTTATATCCATATACCTGAAAGTGATAAAGATTTTGTAAAGGATTTGTTTGACAGACATGGGATAACAGAAACTGATACTGTTGTGCACATCCATCCAACCTCGAGATGGCTCTTTAAATGCTGGAAAGACGAGTATATGGCAGAGGTGATAATCTGGTTGGTTAATAAAGGGGTAAAAGTAGTTGTGACATCCGCTCCGTATAAGAAAGAAATGGACAAGGCAAAAAGAATTTTATCTTCCGTCCCAGAACTCCGAACTCTAAACTCTAAACTCATAGACCTCTGTGGCAGAGTAACACTCAAACAACTCGCAGCAATTTCTAAGTTATGTAACCTCTTTTTTGGGATAGATTCTGCACCTATGCATATCGCTGCAGCGTTCGGAACACCTGTTGTTGTACTCTTCGGACCATCGGGGGCTTTTGACTGGGGACCGTGGGACAATAACTACAGATTGGAGTTCGGAGTTCGGGGTTCGGAGTTAAAAAATCCTTATCAAAAAAGAAATGGGGTGCAAACTTTTGGAAAACATACAGTTATACAGAGGGATTGGGATTGTATACCATGCGGGGAGGATGGCTGTGATGGAACAAAAAGAAGTAGATGCCTGGAGGATATAGGTGTTAATGAGGTTATGGAACAGATTGAAAAAGTTATCACCCAAATTCAGACATGA
- a CDS encoding glycosyltransferase family 4 protein yields the protein MRIALVRKRFVSYGGAENYLWLLSRLLIKEGFDVHIFANRWVDEKGLTFHNVPVWRGPSSISNLTFALNCEHILKKWDMDVIISFERTFYQDIYRAGDGCHREWLEQRKKIYPFYKRYSDYINPLHAVFLYIEKRIFTDMNLKMVITNSKMVKTQIAGHYRFPEDRIVIIYNGVDLGRFNPSQKKELRKSIREYLGFKEDDFVIIFVGSGFRRKGLDTLLRAVSRLKNTNTGFGRPIRLLIVGKDEPRRYKSMAGRLGILENLSFIPQTAMVEELYLASDIFALPTFYDPFSNATLEAMACGLPVITTSYNGASEIMTDGKEGFILSDPSDAEGLSERILFVSEPERLIQMGMAARQTAEKYPIEDAVQSFIRVVREINV from the coding sequence ATGAGAATAGCCCTTGTGCGGAAAAGATTTGTTTCCTATGGTGGAGCAGAGAACTACCTCTGGCTACTTTCAAGGCTCTTAATCAAAGAAGGTTTCGATGTCCATATCTTTGCTAATAGATGGGTTGATGAAAAAGGATTGACATTTCATAATGTCCCTGTATGGCGTGGACCTTCATCCATTTCTAATCTGACCTTTGCGTTGAACTGTGAACATATACTCAAAAAATGGGATATGGATGTAATTATAAGTTTTGAGAGAACATTTTATCAGGATATATATCGTGCTGGTGATGGTTGTCACAGAGAGTGGCTTGAACAGAGGAAAAAGATATATCCATTTTATAAGAGATACTCCGATTATATAAATCCGCTTCATGCAGTATTTCTCTACATAGAGAAACGAATATTTACAGATATGAATCTAAAAATGGTAATCACAAATTCCAAGATGGTAAAGACACAAATAGCAGGACATTACAGATTTCCTGAAGACAGGATAGTGATCATATACAACGGTGTCGATCTCGGGAGATTTAATCCTTCTCAGAAAAAAGAGCTAAGGAAATCTATAAGGGAATATTTAGGGTTTAAAGAGGATGACTTCGTCATAATCTTTGTTGGCTCCGGGTTCAGAAGAAAAGGTCTCGATACACTGCTTCGTGCAGTTTCGAGACTGAAAAATACAAATACAGGGTTTGGAAGACCGATAAGACTATTGATTGTTGGTAAGGATGAGCCACGCAGATATAAAAGTATGGCAGGGAGATTGGGAATACTGGAGAATCTGTCTTTTATACCGCAGACTGCTATGGTTGAAGAACTGTACCTTGCATCAGATATCTTTGCGTTGCCAACATTCTATGACCCATTCAGCAATGCCACACTCGAGGCAATGGCATGCGGTCTTCCTGTTATAACGACCAGCTATAATGGTGCTTCAGAGATAATGACGGATGGTAAAGAAGGGTTTATATTATCTGATCCTTCAGATGCAGAAGGTCTTTCTGAAAGAATATTGTTTGTTTCTGAGCCAGAGAGATTGATACAGATGGGAATGGCTGCGAGGCAGACGGCCGAGAAATACCCTATCGAAGACGCTGTGCAGTCATTCATCAGGGTTGTCAGGGAGATAAATGTTTGA
- a CDS encoding glycosyltransferase family 2 protein yields the protein MEKLSVAIITHNEEDNVRTALESVKWADEIVVVDSFSTDRTIEICKEYTDRIFLSEWEGFSRQKNKVIGFTSHLWVLVIDADEYVTEELKEEIIRELGHPRYDGYYIPRKNYFGGRWIRHGGWFPDHTLRLFRKDKGLFYDREVHEAIELNGEPGYLKNSLKHYTYRNISDYLQRMDRYSTLAADEMLKKGKRFHLYNLFINPATTFLKMYIFKRGFLDGIYGLILSGLYTCYTFAKYAKLKELSHRKTP from the coding sequence ATGGAAAAACTTTCTGTAGCGATAATAACGCATAATGAAGAAGACAATGTCCGCACTGCATTAGAGAGTGTCAAGTGGGCTGATGAGATCGTTGTCGTTGATTCATTCAGCACAGACAGAACAATAGAGATATGCAAGGAATATACTGACAGGATATTTCTATCAGAATGGGAGGGTTTTTCCCGACAGAAAAATAAAGTCATAGGTTTTACATCGCACCTATGGGTTCTTGTTATAGATGCGGATGAATATGTGACTGAAGAACTCAAAGAGGAAATAATTAGAGAACTGGGACATCCCAGATACGATGGATATTATATACCCAGAAAAAATTATTTTGGTGGACGATGGATCAGACACGGTGGCTGGTTTCCTGATCATACACTGAGACTGTTCAGGAAAGATAAGGGGCTATTTTACGATAGGGAAGTCCATGAGGCTATAGAATTAAATGGAGAACCTGGTTATCTTAAAAATTCATTAAAGCATTATACCTATAGAAATATCAGCGACTATCTTCAGAGGATGGACAGATATTCGACACTCGCTGCAGATGAAATGTTAAAAAAAGGAAAGAGGTTTCATCTATATAATCTCTTTATAAACCCTGCAACTACCTTTCTAAAGATGTATATCTTTAAGAGGGGCTTTCTTGATGGCATTTACGGACTTATACTCTCAGGGCTTTATACTTGTTATACCTTTGCCAAGTATGCTAAATTAAAAGAATTAAGCCATCGAAAAACGCCATGA